In the genome of Tannockella kyphosi, one region contains:
- the truA gene encoding tRNA pseudouridine(38-40) synthase TruA, whose product MKRVKCIVSYDGSKFHGFQVQDKYRTIQGEIHKALKNICQEEIIIHGSGRTDAKVHGTKQVFHFDTNKDFPEEQWKKAINHFLPNDIYIIDSIYINEEFHSRYSAIKKEYHYKLSMNEYSPIDTNYIYQYNRSLDIDKMKEAASIFIGTHNFASYCSYDQYGNTIRTLYSLEIEEVEGIVTFKLIGNGFRRYMVRHIVGGIIQVGANRKTIDDLSRMLESAGKEKCLHKAKPQGLYLHEVTYEEK is encoded by the coding sequence ATGAAAAGAGTCAAATGTATCGTTAGCTATGATGGAAGTAAATTTCATGGGTTTCAAGTACAAGACAAGTATCGTACAATTCAAGGAGAAATTCATAAAGCACTAAAAAATATTTGCCAAGAAGAAATCATTATACATGGTTCTGGTAGAACAGATGCAAAAGTTCATGGAACAAAACAAGTATTTCACTTTGATACAAACAAAGACTTTCCAGAAGAACAATGGAAAAAAGCAATCAATCATTTTCTACCAAACGATATCTATATTATCGATAGCATCTATATTAACGAAGAATTTCATTCTCGTTATAGTGCTATCAAAAAAGAATATCACTATAAATTATCAATGAATGAATATTCTCCTATTGATACAAACTATATTTATCAATACAATCGTAGCTTAGATATTGATAAAATGAAAGAAGCAGCAAGCATCTTTATTGGGACACATAACTTTGCATCCTATTGTAGTTATGATCAGTATGGTAACACCATTCGAACACTATATTCTTTAGAAATAGAAGAAGTAGAAGGAATAGTAACATTCAAACTAATTGGTAATGGTTTTAGACGTTATATGGTACGTCATATCGTTGGTGGCATTATTCAAGTGGGTGCCAATCGAAAAACAATCGATGATCTTTCTAGAATGTTAGAAAGTGCAGGAAAGGAAAAATGTTTACATAAAGCAAAACCACAAGGCTTATATTTACATGAGGTAACTTATGAAGAGAAATAA
- a CDS encoding energy-coupling factor transporter transmembrane component T family protein, whose protein sequence is MDNITFGKYLPGNSFIHRLDPRLKLIVLMLYLVTIFFNIGYIGYAFLALFSAIVIGISKIPLKFILKAMKPMLFMMVFLLFFNVLLLKTGDLVITILGIGIYTGALIQTSYIVMRIVLILSLTTILTTTTKPLELTLAIESLFNPLKRFGFPSHELAMMISIALRFIPDLLEETQRIMKAQASRGVDFQEGTLSEKIRSIVSLIIPLFLSAFQRAEDLANAMESRNYNPEATRTRYKQLTWLTRDSVLLFLSTSYFLFLIIWRAF, encoded by the coding sequence ATGGATAATATAACATTTGGTAAATACCTTCCAGGTAATTCTTTTATTCATCGACTAGATCCTAGATTAAAACTAATCGTTCTAATGCTCTATTTAGTTACTATATTTTTTAATATTGGTTATATTGGTTATGCTTTTTTAGCACTATTTTCAGCTATAGTAATAGGAATATCCAAAATACCATTAAAATTTATCCTAAAAGCAATGAAACCAATGTTATTTATGATGGTTTTCCTTTTATTCTTTAATGTCTTATTATTAAAAACAGGAGATTTAGTTATTACAATACTAGGTATTGGAATTTATACAGGAGCTTTAATTCAAACATCTTATATCGTAATGCGTATTGTTTTAATATTATCCCTCACAACCATACTTACAACTACAACAAAGCCTCTAGAACTAACACTAGCAATAGAAAGCTTATTTAATCCACTAAAGAGATTTGGTTTTCCTAGCCATGAACTAGCAATGATGATATCAATCGCTTTACGCTTTATACCTGATTTATTAGAAGAGACCCAACGTATTATGAAAGCACAAGCTAGTAGAGGTGTTGACTTTCAAGAAGGAACACTTAGTGAAAAAATACGTTCTATTGTTTCCTTAATCATACCATTATTTTTATCTGCTTTTCAAAGAGCAGAAGACTTAGCGAATGCAATGGAAAGTAGAAACTATAATCCGGAAGCAACACGTACTAGATACAAACAACTAACATGGTTAACGAGAGATTCAGTTTTATTATTTTTAAGTACTAGCTACTTTTTATTCTTAATTATTTGGAGGGCCTTTTAA
- a CDS encoding MurR/RpiR family transcriptional regulator translates to MKKELYEEFDILYNLITYVNTSYSQDMYYSICYHILQNIEEIPSININELAEMCYTSPATISRFCKALKCENFAQFKQQVRAGLKIATQEIRLPAEDLVNIHMDSNNCVDLVYDLAIQSLQESKENISIHQIDQLCDIIYESKKLHFFGFQFNKILASDIQLKLLKLGKFSYAFSDRGDDSQRLELLDETSVAIVISARARNNPIGHLIAAIKARGATVILITLNKETPLIEECDKAFIVHGYESTFSESSTVGTTTLKTYMDLLYVRYGILYPRR, encoded by the coding sequence ATGAAAAAAGAATTATACGAAGAATTTGATATTTTATATAACTTAATTACTTATGTCAATACATCATATAGTCAAGATATGTATTATAGTATTTGTTATCATATCTTACAAAATATAGAAGAAATACCAAGCATTAATATTAACGAATTAGCAGAGATGTGTTATACATCACCAGCGACTATTTCAAGATTTTGTAAGGCATTGAAATGTGAAAACTTTGCACAATTCAAACAACAAGTACGAGCAGGATTAAAAATAGCCACTCAAGAAATACGTTTACCCGCAGAAGATTTGGTAAATATTCATATGGATTCCAATAACTGTGTAGACTTAGTATATGATTTAGCAATTCAATCATTACAAGAAAGTAAAGAAAATATATCGATTCATCAAATAGACCAACTATGTGATATTATTTATGAATCAAAGAAGTTACACTTCTTTGGATTTCAATTTAATAAAATATTGGCTTCTGATATTCAATTAAAACTATTAAAATTAGGGAAATTTTCTTATGCTTTTAGTGATCGAGGAGACGATAGTCAACGTTTAGAATTATTAGATGAAACAAGTGTTGCTATTGTAATAAGCGCTAGAGCTAGAAATAATCCAATCGGGCATCTTATTGCTGCTATTAAAGCAAGAGGAGCTACTGTTATTTTAATAACATTGAATAAAGAGACACCTTTGATAGAAGAATGTGATAAAGCGTTTATTGTTCATGGCTATGAAAGCACGTTTAGTGAATCATCAACAGTAGGAACAACAACGTTAAAAACGTACATGGATTTATTATATGTACGATATGGGATACTATATCCAAGAAGATAG
- a CDS encoding energy-coupling factor transporter ATPase encodes MSNIIEIKDLCFEYSKGHKTLDNISFNVKKGDYVAILGHNGSGKSTIAKLLIGLLEANSGQIIVDNLPLNLDNLYQIRDRIGIVFQNPDNQFIGATVQDDIAFGLENTCVPTEDMQPIINEFASKVGMQDFLLHEPTKLSGGQKQRVAIAGVLAMNPKIIILDEATSMLDPIGKREINTLVNKLNKQEETTIISITHDIEEAKNASHVILLHDGHIIDCGNPKDILTNQERMQQLALDIPFALKISRGLKDVLENKEIQDIDQLAEELCQLYLNK; translated from the coding sequence ATGTCAAACATTATTGAAATTAAAGATTTATGTTTTGAGTATTCAAAAGGACACAAAACATTAGATAATATATCATTCAACGTAAAAAAAGGTGATTATGTAGCGATACTAGGTCATAACGGTAGTGGGAAAAGTACAATTGCTAAACTATTAATTGGCTTATTAGAAGCAAATAGTGGACAAATTATTGTTGATAACTTACCTTTAAACTTAGATAACTTATATCAAATTCGTGATCGCATTGGAATCGTTTTCCAAAATCCAGATAATCAATTTATTGGTGCCACTGTCCAAGATGATATTGCCTTTGGATTAGAGAATACTTGTGTACCAACAGAAGATATGCAACCTATCATTAATGAATTTGCATCCAAAGTAGGTATGCAAGACTTTCTTTTACATGAACCTACCAAACTATCAGGTGGTCAAAAACAACGTGTCGCAATTGCTGGTGTATTAGCAATGAACCCTAAAATTATTATTTTAGATGAAGCAACTAGTATGTTAGATCCAATCGGAAAAAGAGAAATTAATACATTAGTTAATAAACTAAACAAACAAGAAGAAACAACGATTATTTCTATTACACATGATATTGAAGAAGCCAAAAATGCATCTCATGTTATATTATTACATGATGGACATATCATTGATTGTGGAAATCCAAAAGATATTTTAACAAATCAAGAAAGAATGCAACAATTAGCATTAGATATACCTTTTGCCCTAAAAATTAGTAGAGGACTAAAAGATGTTTTAGAAAACAAAGAAATACAAGATATTGATCAATTAGCGGAGGAACTATGCCAATTATATTTGAACAAGTAG
- the rpsK gene encoding 30S ribosomal protein S11, producing the protein MAKVKQTRGKKRAKKNIAKGMAHIHSTFNNTIVTITDEHGNVLTWSSAGALGFKGSRKSTPFAAQMASEAAAKASMEHGVKSVEVNVKGPGPGREAAVRALQAAGLEVTAINDVTPIPHNGCRPPKRPRG; encoded by the coding sequence ATGGCAAAAGTTAAACAAACACGTGGTAAAAAACGTGCTAAAAAGAATATAGCAAAAGGTATGGCACATATCCATTCAACTTTCAATAATACTATTGTAACTATTACTGATGAACATGGAAATGTATTGACTTGGTCAAGCGCTGGAGCTCTTGGATTTAAAGGTTCAAGAAAATCTACTCCATTTGCTGCTCAAATGGCTTCTGAAGCTGCTGCAAAAGCATCTATGGAGCATGGTGTAAAATCTGTTGAAGTAAACGTTAAAGGTCCTGGACCTGGACGTGAAGCTGCGGTACGTGCTTTACAAGCTGCAGGTTTAGAAGTAACTGCAATTAATGATGTTACTCCAATTCCACATAACGGGTGTCGTCCACCAAAACGTCCTCGTGGATAA
- a CDS encoding energy-coupling factor transporter ATPase, whose amino-acid sequence MPIIFEQVEHTYNRNSISAYHALKGVNLEIKPGSFSAIIGQTGSGKSTLIQHINALLLPHEGKVKVLEYTITKDEKPSVLKPLRQKAGLVFQFPEYQLFEETIEKDIIFGPMNFGVSKEEAIALAKEVIELVGLDQSYLQRSPFELSGGQKRRVAIAGILAMNPDILVLDEPTAGLDPQGTKEMMDLFQKIHQSGKTVVLVTHDMNHVLTYCDYVIVMNQGKVEKHDTVTKVFENQEYLESLGIDLPMITNLIIKLNKAGMNIDTSINNEEQLINALRGALHG is encoded by the coding sequence ATGCCAATTATATTTGAACAAGTAGAACACACTTATAACCGTAATAGCATTAGTGCTTACCATGCTTTAAAAGGTGTAAACCTAGAAATAAAGCCAGGTTCTTTTAGTGCGATTATTGGTCAAACAGGAAGTGGGAAATCAACACTAATTCAACATATTAATGCTTTACTATTACCTCATGAAGGTAAAGTAAAAGTATTAGAATATACAATTACAAAAGATGAAAAACCAAGTGTCTTAAAACCATTACGTCAAAAAGCAGGATTAGTATTTCAATTTCCTGAATATCAATTATTTGAAGAAACGATTGAAAAAGATATTATCTTTGGACCCATGAATTTTGGTGTATCAAAAGAAGAAGCTATAGCACTAGCAAAAGAAGTAATAGAACTAGTAGGTTTAGATCAAAGCTATTTACAACGTTCTCCTTTTGAACTATCAGGAGGACAAAAACGAAGAGTAGCAATTGCTGGTATTCTAGCAATGAATCCAGACATTCTAGTCCTAGATGAACCTACTGCAGGATTAGATCCACAAGGAACAAAAGAAATGATGGATTTATTTCAAAAGATTCACCAAAGTGGCAAAACAGTAGTACTAGTAACACATGATATGAATCATGTACTAACCTATTGTGATTATGTTATTGTAATGAATCAAGGAAAAGTAGAAAAACATGATACAGTTACAAAAGTATTTGAAAACCAAGAATATTTAGAATCTTTAGGAATTGATTTACCGATGATAACAAATTTAATTATTAAACTAAATAAAGCAGGAATGAATATTGATACATCTATCAATAACGAAGAACAATTAATCAATGCTTTGAGAGGTGCACTACATGGATAA
- a CDS encoding DNA-directed RNA polymerase subunit alpha, whose amino-acid sequence MQKFEKANFNIATYDESNNYGKFVIEPLERGFGTTLGNSLRRVLLSSLPGSAVYAIKIQGAIHEFSSVEGVVEDVTSIILNLKKLVFDVDGESSATMIIDCKGPCVVTGKDIQCPSEVTMISNDLVIAHVAEGAHLYMELFAKKDRGYISADQNKKDINTIGMIPTDSIYSPIEKVSYFVEPTRVGESAKYDQLTLEIETNGSLKPFEAISLAAKILVEHLNMFVELTDIAMNMEVMSEVQNDTTNKVLDMTIEELDFSVRSYNCLKRAGIQTVQDLASKSEDDMIKVRNLGKKSLKEVKDKLIELGLGFKPID is encoded by the coding sequence ATGCAAAAGTTTGAAAAAGCAAATTTTAATATCGCTACTTATGATGAATCAAACAATTATGGTAAGTTTGTAATAGAACCTTTAGAGAGAGGTTTTGGTACTACTTTAGGTAACTCACTTAGAAGAGTATTATTATCTTCTTTACCAGGCAGCGCAGTATACGCGATTAAAATTCAAGGAGCAATTCATGAATTTTCTTCAGTAGAAGGTGTTGTCGAGGACGTGACTTCTATTATTTTAAATCTTAAGAAATTAGTGTTCGATGTAGATGGTGAAAGCTCAGCTACAATGATTATCGACTGTAAAGGACCTTGTGTTGTTACAGGAAAAGATATTCAATGTCCATCTGAAGTTACTATGATTTCTAATGATTTGGTAATAGCTCACGTTGCAGAAGGTGCTCACTTATACATGGAATTATTCGCTAAGAAAGATCGTGGATATATTAGTGCCGATCAAAACAAGAAAGATATTAACACAATTGGAATGATTCCTACGGATTCAATTTATTCTCCAATTGAAAAAGTATCTTACTTTGTAGAACCAACTCGTGTTGGTGAAAGTGCTAAATATGATCAATTAACTCTAGAAATAGAAACAAACGGATCATTAAAACCATTTGAAGCGATTTCATTAGCTGCTAAAATTTTAGTAGAACATTTAAATATGTTTGTTGAATTAACAGATATTGCGATGAACATGGAAGTTATGTCAGAAGTTCAAAATGACACTACAAACAAAGTACTAGATATGACAATTGAAGAATTAGATTTCTCAGTGCGTTCATATAACTGTTTAAAAAGAGCAGGTATCCAAACTGTTCAAGATCTTGCCTCTAAATCTGAAGATGATATGATCAAAGTTAGAAACTTAGGTAAGAAATCACTAAAAGAAGTAAAAGATAAACTAATTGAATTAGGATTAGGGTTTAAACCTATCGATTAA
- a CDS encoding histidinol-phosphatase, whose protein sequence is MKRNNFHTHVFRCGHAVGDEERMVQAAIENGLVELGFSCHIPMPRYRRHLLKGTIEERSINNIPSFIRKLILGGPNMRMPYSQRHIHLKEVQRVKEKYKDEIQIFQGFEAEYFEDYQDYYQELLDSNTVEYLILGHHFDRSSINERYYGRAILEDKDVLKYASQVVQALETNLYSYVCHPDLFMIGKRTWSPACQEATTQICKKAKELSIPLELNSGGIRRGLREIEGVVNYPYPYDEFWKIASEIGNDVVLGIDAHFPNNFKEENYQNLELFAKRFSLHVIENFTFRKGKSNK, encoded by the coding sequence ATGAAGAGAAATAACTTTCATACCCACGTATTCCGTTGCGGACATGCGGTTGGAGATGAAGAGAGAATGGTACAAGCAGCTATTGAAAATGGCTTAGTCGAATTAGGATTTAGCTGTCATATTCCAATGCCAAGATATCGTAGGCACCTTTTAAAAGGAACAATAGAAGAAAGAAGCATTAACAATATTCCTTCCTTTATTCGTAAATTAATATTAGGTGGACCAAATATGCGTATGCCCTATTCCCAACGTCACATTCACTTAAAAGAAGTTCAAAGAGTAAAAGAAAAATACAAAGATGAAATACAAATATTCCAAGGCTTTGAAGCAGAATATTTTGAAGACTATCAAGACTATTATCAAGAACTATTAGATAGCAATACTGTTGAATACTTGATTTTAGGACATCACTTTGATCGTTCTTCCATTAATGAAAGATACTATGGTAGAGCTATCTTAGAAGATAAAGATGTATTAAAATACGCATCACAAGTAGTTCAAGCATTAGAAACAAACTTATATTCTTATGTTTGTCATCCAGACTTATTTATGATAGGAAAACGAACTTGGTCTCCAGCATGTCAGGAGGCTACGACACAAATCTGTAAAAAAGCCAAAGAACTATCCATCCCATTAGAATTAAATTCAGGAGGGATTCGTAGAGGCTTACGAGAAATAGAGGGAGTCGTTAATTATCCTTATCCTTATGATGAATTTTGGAAAATAGCTAGTGAAATAGGGAATGATGTAGTATTAGGAATTGATGCTCATTTTCCTAATAATTTTAAAGAAGAAAATTATCAAAATTTAGAATTGTTTGCAAAAAGATTCTCACTACATGTTATTGAAAATTTTACTTTTAGAAAAGGAAAATCTAACAAATAA
- a CDS encoding alpha/beta hydrolase: protein MEKNKKIIAGITTASLLAVGGTYAYSTFVDQATKKILYRHHRDDDTNQRLEIDFGAKTFYIKNNMSIRLRGLLIEEKEATKTLLVLHPFGLDAKSMAMYVPFFKNKLPGCNILMVDSRAHGQSDGYIRGLGVNDVDDLVVWNEYILNTFGKDHQIILYGKEVGAATILLASSRQLLKNVVAIISDGCFTSGYDLISYRIEKDYKMPAFPCTRLIRRKIQRQAKINIKENIPEYVKHNDIPTIYFHSFHDEFVPLEYVYPLYNANRGEKVLFVVKEERYLCDVMETNDFKSTFEQFLSQYVK, encoded by the coding sequence ATGGAAAAGAATAAAAAAATAATTGCCGGTATTACAACAGCATCATTACTAGCAGTAGGTGGAACTTATGCATATAGTACATTTGTAGACCAAGCAACAAAGAAAATACTATATCGTCATCATCGAGATGACGATACAAATCAACGTCTAGAAATAGATTTTGGTGCGAAAACATTCTATATTAAAAACAATATGTCTATTCGTTTACGTGGATTATTGATTGAAGAAAAAGAAGCAACGAAAACATTATTAGTATTACATCCTTTTGGCTTAGATGCAAAAAGTATGGCAATGTATGTCCCATTCTTTAAAAACAAATTACCAGGATGTAATATCTTAATGGTAGATAGCCGTGCGCATGGACAAAGTGATGGTTACATTCGTGGCTTAGGTGTCAATGATGTAGATGATTTAGTAGTTTGGAATGAATATATCCTAAATACCTTTGGAAAAGATCATCAAATCATTTTATACGGAAAAGAAGTAGGAGCTGCAACTATTTTACTTGCTTCTTCTAGACAACTATTAAAGAATGTAGTAGCGATTATTAGTGATGGATGCTTTACAAGTGGCTATGATTTAATTTCATATCGTATCGAAAAAGACTATAAAATGCCTGCATTCCCATGTACTCGTCTAATCCGTCGTAAAATTCAAAGACAAGCAAAAATAAATATCAAAGAAAATATCCCAGAATATGTAAAACATAACGACATACCAACCATTTATTTCCATTCTTTCCATGATGAATTTGTACCTTTAGAATATGTTTATCCACTATATAACGCAAATCGAGGAGAAAAAGTATTATTTGTTGTAAAAGAAGAAAGATACTTATGTGATGTTATGGAAACAAATGACTTTAAGAGTACGTTTGAACAATTCTTAAGCCAATATGTAAAATAG
- a CDS encoding glycoside hydrolase family 1 protein has product MYFKDSKGFPKDFLWGSASAAYQVEGAWLSDGKGKSNWDEFVRIPGKTFKETTGDIAVDHYHRYMEDVALMAEMGLKTYRFSIAWSRIYPNGNGEVNEKGIEFYNNLINECIKHNVEPMVTIYHWDLPQALEEQYGGWEDRKIVDDYVNYATTLFKCFGDRVKYWITMNEQNIFTVHGWLQGMHPPGKVNEMKTFYQVNHHANIAHAKSVKALKEMYPNAHVGASFAYGPSYAIDCHPINAMAKADFDDLQNYFWMDVYAYGRYPRSAMMYLDSIGVAPQFEEGDQEIMVEASKLIDFMGVNYYQTSVIEYNPLDGVTSTYEMNNTGKKGTSKVQGVPGLYKRPANPYLETTDWDWSIDPMGLRMCCREITSRYDLPIVISENGLGAFDKLEDGKIHDDYRIAYLKAHIEELKKAVDDGCRVIAYCTWSYTDLLSWVNGYQKRYGFVYIDREETEHEGTLNRYKKDSYYWYQKVIATNGEEL; this is encoded by the coding sequence ATGTATTTTAAAGATAGTAAAGGATTTCCAAAAGACTTCTTATGGGGTAGTGCTTCTGCTGCATATCAAGTCGAAGGTGCTTGGTTGAGTGATGGAAAAGGTAAATCTAATTGGGATGAATTTGTACGTATTCCAGGAAAAACATTTAAAGAAACAACAGGTGATATTGCAGTAGATCATTATCATCGTTATATGGAAGATGTTGCTTTAATGGCAGAAATGGGATTAAAGACATATCGTTTTTCAATTGCTTGGTCAAGAATTTATCCAAATGGGAATGGCGAAGTAAATGAAAAAGGAATTGAATTTTATAATAACTTAATTAATGAATGTATCAAACATAATGTAGAACCAATGGTTACTATTTATCATTGGGATTTACCACAAGCTTTAGAAGAACAATATGGTGGTTGGGAAGATAGAAAAATTGTAGATGATTATGTAAACTATGCAACTACTTTATTTAAATGTTTTGGAGATAGAGTAAAATATTGGATTACAATGAATGAACAAAATATATTTACTGTACACGGATGGTTACAAGGAATGCATCCACCAGGTAAAGTAAATGAAATGAAAACATTCTATCAAGTAAATCATCACGCTAATATTGCACATGCAAAAAGTGTAAAAGCATTAAAAGAAATGTACCCTAATGCACATGTAGGAGCAAGTTTTGCGTATGGGCCAAGTTACGCTATTGATTGTCATCCAATCAATGCAATGGCAAAAGCTGACTTTGATGACTTACAAAACTACTTCTGGATGGATGTTTATGCTTATGGACGTTATCCACGTAGTGCGATGATGTATTTAGATTCTATCGGTGTAGCTCCTCAATTTGAGGAAGGTGATCAAGAAATCATGGTTGAAGCTAGTAAACTGATTGATTTTATGGGTGTAAACTACTATCAAACATCTGTTATCGAATATAATCCATTAGATGGTGTAACTTCAACTTACGAAATGAATAATACTGGTAAAAAAGGAACATCAAAAGTACAAGGAGTTCCTGGTTTATATAAACGTCCAGCTAATCCATATCTAGAAACAACAGATTGGGATTGGTCAATTGATCCAATGGGTCTAAGAATGTGTTGTCGTGAAATTACAAGTCGTTATGATTTACCGATTGTTATTTCAGAAAATGGATTAGGTGCATTTGATAAACTGGAAGATGGAAAAATTCATGATGATTATCGTATTGCTTATTTAAAAGCACATATTGAAGAATTAAAGAAAGCGGTTGATGATGGATGTCGTGTGATTGCTTATTGTACATGGTCATATACTGACTTATTAAGTTGGGTAAATGGATATCAAAAACGTTATGGTTTTGTGTATATTGATCGTGAAGAAACAGAGCATGAAGGGACCCTAAACCGCTATAAAAAAGACTCATATTACTGGTATCAAAAAGTAATTGCAACAAATGGAGAAGAATTATAA
- the rplQ gene encoding 50S ribosomal protein L17, with amino-acid sequence MANNRKLGRTSDIRKSMLRSLATEVIMNGKLETTETRAKEVRSVVEELITLGKRGDLHARRQAAAVLHKAVDPTTGKTAVQVLFDDVAPKYKEVNGGYTRILKTYNRKGDNAPMAIIALV; translated from the coding sequence ATGGCTAACAATAGAAAATTAGGACGTACATCTGATATTAGAAAATCAATGTTACGTAGCCTTGCAACAGAAGTTATCATGAACGGTAAATTAGAAACAACTGAAACTAGAGCGAAAGAAGTTCGTTCAGTAGTAGAAGAGCTAATTACTTTAGGTAAACGTGGTGATTTACATGCAAGAAGACAAGCTGCTGCTGTGTTACACAAAGCAGTAGATCCAACAACAGGTAAAACTGCAGTTCAAGTTTTATTTGATGACGTTGCACCAAAATACAAAGAAGTTAATGGTGGATACACTCGTATCTTAAAAACTTATAACCGTAAAGGTGACAATGCCCCAATGGCAATTATCGCTTTAGTATAG